One segment of Triticum aestivum cultivar Chinese Spring chromosome 2A, IWGSC CS RefSeq v2.1, whole genome shotgun sequence DNA contains the following:
- the LOC123185741 gene encoding uncharacterized protein → MDEDRFRRCSTKTARRRLRSLLVLAADYLKYLFMNRRRLLRRVARRTHAVLSSYHGKSNKRLPPYYPPRALMEHEFSCSNSPSPVFLAAKRLHSRLKWGAAAGAAVSSCFGATVGASYGSPPATEEDDVVEEEDEADGLACYELEPDVDYRAEEFISMFYEQLRAQNFPPVLQRSP, encoded by the coding sequence ATGGACGAAGATAGATTCCGGCGCTGCAGCACCAAGACGGCGAGGCGTCGTCTGCGCAGCCTCCTCGTCCTCGCCGCAGACTACCTCAAGTACCTCTTCATGAACCGGCGCCGACTCCTCCGCAGGGTGGCGAGGCGTACccacgccgtcctctcctcctacCACGGCAAAAGCAACAAGCGTCTGCCGCCATACTACCCTCCTCGCGCGTTAATGGAGCACGAGTTCTCGTGTAGCAACAGCCCTAGCCCCGTGTTCCTCGCGGCCAAGAGGCTCCACTCACGGCTGAAGTGGGGTGCCGCCGCCGGCGCTGCCGTCTCTTCCTGCTTTGGCGCCACCGTTGGGGCCTCGTACGGGTCGCCGCCGGCGACAGAGGAGGACGATGTGGTTGAGGAGGAAGATGAGGCTGATGGGTTGGCCTGCTACGAACTTGAGCCTGACGTGGACTACAGGGCGGAGGAGTTCATCAGTATGTTCTATGAGCAGCTCAGGGCGCAGAACTTTCCTCCGGTTTTGCAACGCTCGCCATGA